A genomic region of Lasioglossum baleicum chromosome 16, iyLasBale1, whole genome shotgun sequence contains the following coding sequences:
- the Ed gene encoding hemicentin protein echinoid isoform X2 — MDPRNRTVVWRCWCLLALLGTVAAAQGRLEETQMDTHEGSTVQLQCRFSPPRENVTCFWLTHTNDNHDNAAVDNRELSPQYKVFMNLEEGRYDLQIRNVSYERDNGKYECRVKANGAGIDLHRKFITLTVLRAPGPPSISPSSASATEGQKLELQCNTNGGSPEPEVRWYRGNETALLHSGRTLLVEPKKEDDGATFRCVVRNRAMRDGETLNATVTLDVNYFPRVSVGPENPLKVEVNGLANLECRVDSKPTVNEVRWWRDGNFVATNLTHTIRRVTVQDSGKYTCKADNNLGKAGESSLILDVLYPPTVSIEGNAIRIAEVEDTVTVHCNVSSNPPPSVIEWLRDGRPEFRQLGSILRFTRVTADHAGNYTCRAVNTIHPSGGDRRNYSATTKLTVRVRHKPGPARITPDSPVAVEGSKVILTCMANPAGYPEPRYKWWKEGESGAILMTSDNTGPKYEIDFVHLGSEGTYKCHATNENGHGEAASVNLTVHQPPKILTKLQPHVTRKVGESSFQVSCVAQGKPRPSVRWLKDDQELTADERLYKVTSSASEGHGNVITVNSTLSFLGHARPQTDEIVASDRGKYTCVFENEVKKVESTMMLKVEHEPIALQKHDKVAYSVKETAEVTCKVQAWPKPEFQWSFETNAASLQGSSSDGHYEISTSSDNYDVYTSVLKITNIRELDYGDYSCRAANAQGSITSTIRLQPKGAPERPINISAMDIGPTHVALLWELGFDGGLPITKYYVSYRRVAGGDEVVPQDCAMPRSTAGTWLELDCRRSNPCNVTNLEQHQTYTFKVKVYNTKNHSDFSDEVTATTAVAKIPSPLRVNYDPASAMLAIGVPATCLSLVASIEKQTHDSLWMILDEWQLEVLGNAPTQREGILDDSDTSENAISRRVRFCLKADRQKCGDYTEAFNGPSYVAQSGVLATPTLIALVVSGAVFLLFAALLLLFCRCRRKHATKAKDYEMDSNAVRPSLVAGNGQQSQAPPPYYAENKALEHSLDHALAMEDSKTPAYSQPGYGYHQPNHNINGVNMGYMDNSYSNSNNGGSVNSQDSIWQMKSAAANGVGQPYDLAGYATTESDYPTHPHYLPQREDYRESHNLSRQQFCSEPFATVVKSQKHVDSPYDVSGLPYQENYDEDAKPPQQVSLSYDESLESGYSTPNSRGRRIIREIIV; from the exons CGGCGGCGCAGGGTCGGTTGGAGGAGACGCAGATGGACACGCACGAGGGGTCCACGGTGCAGCTGCAGTGCCGTTTCTCCCCGCCCCGGGAGAACGTGACGTGTTTCTGGCTGACGCACACGAACGACAACCACGACAACGCGGCGGTGGACAACAGGGAGCTGTCGCCGCAGTACAAGGTGTTCATGAACCTGGAGGAAGGTCGGTACGACCTGCAGATCAGGAACGTGTCGTACGAGCGGGACAACGGGAAGTACGAGTGCAGAGTGAAGGCGAACGGTGCCGGGATCGACCTGCACCGGAAGTTCATCACTCTGACGGTATTACGAGCACCTGGACCGCCATCGATCTCGCCATCGTCAGCCTCAGCGACGGAGGGTCAGAAGCTGGAGCTCCAGTGCAACACGAACGGCGGCAGTCCGGAGCCGGAAGTCAGGTGGTACCGTGGTAACGAGACCGCGTTGTTGCATTCTGGGAGGACGTTGCTGGTGGAGCCTAAGAAAGAGGATGACGGAGCCACGTTCCGCTGCGTGGTGAGGAACAGGGCGATGAGAGATGGGGAGACCTTGAACGCCACGGTTACTCTGGACGTGAACTATTTCCCGAGGGTGTCGGTCGGTCCGGAGAATCCTCTGAAGGTGGAGGTGAACGGACTGGCGAATCTGGAGTGCAGAGTGGACTCGAAGCCTACCGTGAACGAGGTACGCTGGTGGAGAGATGGCAACTTCGTTGCTACCAATTTGACGCACACCATCAGAAGAGTCACGGTGCAGGACTCTGGGAAATACACCTGCAAGGCTGACAACAACTTGGGCAAGGCGGGTGAGAGCTCCCTGATCCTGGACGTGCTGTACCCGCCCACAGTCTCCATCGAAGGGAACGCTATCAGGATAGCGGAAGTGGAGGACACCGTGACGGTTCACTGCAACGTCAGCTCCAACCCTCCGCCGTCGGTGATCGAGTGGCTGCGAGATGGCAGACCGGAATTTCGGCAGCTGGGATCCATCCTTCGTTTCACCCGCGTCACGGCTGATCATGCTGGGAACTACACCTGCAGGGCTGTGAACACCATTCATCCTTCCGGTGGAGATCGAAGGAATTATTCCGCGACGACCAAGCTGACCGTCAGAGTCAGGCATAAACCCGGTCCTGCTAGGATCACGCCGGACTCACCGGTCGCCGTCGAAGGGTCCAAGGTGATCCTTACCTGCATGGCGAATCCTGCCGGGTATCCCGAGCCCAGGTACAAGTGGTGGAAGGAGGGAGAGTCCGGAGCGATCCTAATGACGTCCGACAACACCGGGCCGAAGTACGAGATCGATTTCGTGCATCTCGGCAGCGAGGGTACGTACAAGTGCCACGCCACCAACGAGAACGGCCACGGCGAGGCTGCCTCCGTTAACCTGACTGTTCATCAGCCCCCGAAGATACTCACCAAGCTGCAGCCCCATGTTACCAGAAA GGTCGGCGAGTCCTCTTTCCAAGTGTCCTGCGTGGCTCAGGGCAAACCTCGTCCTAGCGTCCGTTGGCTGAAGGACGACCAAGAACTGACAGCCGACGAGCGGTTGTACAAAGTGACGTCGAGTGCATCGGAGGGCCACGGGAACGTGATCACGGTGAATTCAACCCTGAGTTTCTTGGGCCATGCTAGGCCCCAAACCGACGAGATCGTGGCGAGCGATAGAGGCAAGTACACGTGCGTGTTCGAGAACGAGGTGAAGAAGGTGGAGTCGACGATGATGCTGAAGGTGGAGCACGAGCCGATCGCCCTTCAAAAGCACGACAAGGTGGCGTACAGCGTGAAGGAGACCGCGGAGGTGACTTGCAAAGTGCAAGCCTGGCCGAAGCCTGAGTTCCAGTGGAGTTTCGAGACGAACGCGGCGAGTCTTCAGGGCTCGTCGAGCGACGGCCATTACGAGATCTCGACCAGCAGCGACAACTACGACGTGTACACCTCGGTGCTCAAGATCACGAACATCCGCGAGCTGGATTACGGGGATTACAGCTGTCGAGCGGCGAACGCTCAAGGCAGCATCACCTCGACCATCAGGCTTCAGCCGAAAGGCGCTCCTGAGAGGCCGATCAACATCAGCGCGATGGACATTGGTCCGACTCACGTGGCGCTCCTGTGGGAGCTTGGATTCGACGGTGGTCTGCCCATCACCAAGTACTACGTGTCCTACAGACGTGTCGCTGGAGGTGACGAGGTCGTTCCTCAGGATTGCGCCATGCCCAGGTCCACAGCTGGCACATGGCTCGAGCTGGACTGTCGCAGATCCAATCCGTGCAACGTCACCAACCTCGAGCAACATCAGACCTACACGTTCAAGGTGAAGGTGTACAACACGAAGAACCATTCGGATTTCTCCGACGAGGTTACCGCCACCACTGCCGTCGCCAAGATCCCGTCGCCACTCCGCGTGAACTATGATCCTGCCAGCGCTATGCTAGCTATTGGGGTACCGGCTACCTGTCTGTCGCTTGTCGCCTCCATCGAGAAACAGACTCACGACTCACTCTGGATGATCCTGGACGAATGGCAGTTGGAGGTCCTCGGCAACGCTCCCACGCAGAGAGAGGGGATCCTGGATGATTCCGACACTTCCGAGAACGCCATCAGCCGCAGAGTCCGGTTTTGTTTGAAGGCTGATAGGCAGAAGTGCGGCGACTACACCGAGGCTTTCA ATGGCCCGTCGTACGTCGCGCAATCAGGTGTACTGGCTACACCCACGCTGATCGCCCTGGTAGTCAGCGGAGCTGTGTTTCTGCTGTTCGCTGCCCTGCTGTTGCTCTTTTGTCGGTGTCGCCGAAAACACGCCACCAAGGCCAAGGACTACGAGATGGACTCCAACGC AGTGCGACCGAGCCTGGTCGCGGGCAACGGCCAGCAGAGCCAAGCACCACCGCCTTACTATGCCGAGAACAAGGCCCTGGAACACAGTTTGGATCATGCTCTAGCCATGGAGGACTCGAAGACCCCCGCGTACTCGCAACCTGGATACGGATACCACCAACCCAATCACAATATCAATG GTGTGAACATGGGCTACATGGACAACAGCTACTCGAACTCGAATAACGGCGGATCGGTGAATTCGCAAGACTCTATTTGGCAGATGAAGTCGGCGGCCGCGAACGGAGTCGGCCAGCCCTACGACCTGGCCGGCTATGCGACCACCGAGTCGGATTACCCGACCCACCCTCATTACCTCCCACAGAGGGAGGATTACCGGGAAAGCCATAATCTAAGTCGACAGCAGTTTTGCTCGGAACCATTCGCCACCGTCGTAAAGTCTCAAAAACACGTCG ATTCGCCGTACGACGTGTCCGGTCTGCCGTATCAGGAGAACTACGACGAGGACGCGAAGCCTCCGCAGCAGGTGAGCCTGTCTTACGACGAGAGCCTGGAGTCAGGCTATTCGACCCCGAACAGCCGGGGCCGTCGGATCATCCGCGAGATAATCGTCTGA
- the Ed gene encoding hemicentin protein echinoid isoform X1, whose protein sequence is MDRIRMIVDTAIAAVLILVLSPAAAQGRLEETQMDTHEGSTVQLQCRFSPPRENVTCFWLTHTNDNHDNAAVDNRELSPQYKVFMNLEEGRYDLQIRNVSYERDNGKYECRVKANGAGIDLHRKFITLTVLRAPGPPSISPSSASATEGQKLELQCNTNGGSPEPEVRWYRGNETALLHSGRTLLVEPKKEDDGATFRCVVRNRAMRDGETLNATVTLDVNYFPRVSVGPENPLKVEVNGLANLECRVDSKPTVNEVRWWRDGNFVATNLTHTIRRVTVQDSGKYTCKADNNLGKAGESSLILDVLYPPTVSIEGNAIRIAEVEDTVTVHCNVSSNPPPSVIEWLRDGRPEFRQLGSILRFTRVTADHAGNYTCRAVNTIHPSGGDRRNYSATTKLTVRVRHKPGPARITPDSPVAVEGSKVILTCMANPAGYPEPRYKWWKEGESGAILMTSDNTGPKYEIDFVHLGSEGTYKCHATNENGHGEAASVNLTVHQPPKILTKLQPHVTRKVGESSFQVSCVAQGKPRPSVRWLKDDQELTADERLYKVTSSASEGHGNVITVNSTLSFLGHARPQTDEIVASDRGKYTCVFENEVKKVESTMMLKVEHEPIALQKHDKVAYSVKETAEVTCKVQAWPKPEFQWSFETNAASLQGSSSDGHYEISTSSDNYDVYTSVLKITNIRELDYGDYSCRAANAQGSITSTIRLQPKGAPERPINISAMDIGPTHVALLWELGFDGGLPITKYYVSYRRVAGGDEVVPQDCAMPRSTAGTWLELDCRRSNPCNVTNLEQHQTYTFKVKVYNTKNHSDFSDEVTATTAVAKIPSPLRVNYDPASAMLAIGVPATCLSLVASIEKQTHDSLWMILDEWQLEVLGNAPTQREGILDDSDTSENAISRRVRFCLKADRQKCGDYTEAFNGPSYVAQSGVLATPTLIALVVSGAVFLLFAALLLLFCRCRRKHATKAKDYEMDSNAVRPSLVAGNGQQSQAPPPYYAENKALEHSLDHALAMEDSKTPAYSQPGYGYHQPNHNINGVNMGYMDNSYSNSNNGGSVNSQDSIWQMKSAAANGVGQPYDLAGYATTESDYPTHPHYLPQREDYRESHNLSRQQFCSEPFATVVKSQKHVDSPYDVSGLPYQENYDEDAKPPQQVSLSYDESLESGYSTPNSRGRRIIREIIV, encoded by the exons CGGCGGCGCAGGGTCGGTTGGAGGAGACGCAGATGGACACGCACGAGGGGTCCACGGTGCAGCTGCAGTGCCGTTTCTCCCCGCCCCGGGAGAACGTGACGTGTTTCTGGCTGACGCACACGAACGACAACCACGACAACGCGGCGGTGGACAACAGGGAGCTGTCGCCGCAGTACAAGGTGTTCATGAACCTGGAGGAAGGTCGGTACGACCTGCAGATCAGGAACGTGTCGTACGAGCGGGACAACGGGAAGTACGAGTGCAGAGTGAAGGCGAACGGTGCCGGGATCGACCTGCACCGGAAGTTCATCACTCTGACGGTATTACGAGCACCTGGACCGCCATCGATCTCGCCATCGTCAGCCTCAGCGACGGAGGGTCAGAAGCTGGAGCTCCAGTGCAACACGAACGGCGGCAGTCCGGAGCCGGAAGTCAGGTGGTACCGTGGTAACGAGACCGCGTTGTTGCATTCTGGGAGGACGTTGCTGGTGGAGCCTAAGAAAGAGGATGACGGAGCCACGTTCCGCTGCGTGGTGAGGAACAGGGCGATGAGAGATGGGGAGACCTTGAACGCCACGGTTACTCTGGACGTGAACTATTTCCCGAGGGTGTCGGTCGGTCCGGAGAATCCTCTGAAGGTGGAGGTGAACGGACTGGCGAATCTGGAGTGCAGAGTGGACTCGAAGCCTACCGTGAACGAGGTACGCTGGTGGAGAGATGGCAACTTCGTTGCTACCAATTTGACGCACACCATCAGAAGAGTCACGGTGCAGGACTCTGGGAAATACACCTGCAAGGCTGACAACAACTTGGGCAAGGCGGGTGAGAGCTCCCTGATCCTGGACGTGCTGTACCCGCCCACAGTCTCCATCGAAGGGAACGCTATCAGGATAGCGGAAGTGGAGGACACCGTGACGGTTCACTGCAACGTCAGCTCCAACCCTCCGCCGTCGGTGATCGAGTGGCTGCGAGATGGCAGACCGGAATTTCGGCAGCTGGGATCCATCCTTCGTTTCACCCGCGTCACGGCTGATCATGCTGGGAACTACACCTGCAGGGCTGTGAACACCATTCATCCTTCCGGTGGAGATCGAAGGAATTATTCCGCGACGACCAAGCTGACCGTCAGAGTCAGGCATAAACCCGGTCCTGCTAGGATCACGCCGGACTCACCGGTCGCCGTCGAAGGGTCCAAGGTGATCCTTACCTGCATGGCGAATCCTGCCGGGTATCCCGAGCCCAGGTACAAGTGGTGGAAGGAGGGAGAGTCCGGAGCGATCCTAATGACGTCCGACAACACCGGGCCGAAGTACGAGATCGATTTCGTGCATCTCGGCAGCGAGGGTACGTACAAGTGCCACGCCACCAACGAGAACGGCCACGGCGAGGCTGCCTCCGTTAACCTGACTGTTCATCAGCCCCCGAAGATACTCACCAAGCTGCAGCCCCATGTTACCAGAAA GGTCGGCGAGTCCTCTTTCCAAGTGTCCTGCGTGGCTCAGGGCAAACCTCGTCCTAGCGTCCGTTGGCTGAAGGACGACCAAGAACTGACAGCCGACGAGCGGTTGTACAAAGTGACGTCGAGTGCATCGGAGGGCCACGGGAACGTGATCACGGTGAATTCAACCCTGAGTTTCTTGGGCCATGCTAGGCCCCAAACCGACGAGATCGTGGCGAGCGATAGAGGCAAGTACACGTGCGTGTTCGAGAACGAGGTGAAGAAGGTGGAGTCGACGATGATGCTGAAGGTGGAGCACGAGCCGATCGCCCTTCAAAAGCACGACAAGGTGGCGTACAGCGTGAAGGAGACCGCGGAGGTGACTTGCAAAGTGCAAGCCTGGCCGAAGCCTGAGTTCCAGTGGAGTTTCGAGACGAACGCGGCGAGTCTTCAGGGCTCGTCGAGCGACGGCCATTACGAGATCTCGACCAGCAGCGACAACTACGACGTGTACACCTCGGTGCTCAAGATCACGAACATCCGCGAGCTGGATTACGGGGATTACAGCTGTCGAGCGGCGAACGCTCAAGGCAGCATCACCTCGACCATCAGGCTTCAGCCGAAAGGCGCTCCTGAGAGGCCGATCAACATCAGCGCGATGGACATTGGTCCGACTCACGTGGCGCTCCTGTGGGAGCTTGGATTCGACGGTGGTCTGCCCATCACCAAGTACTACGTGTCCTACAGACGTGTCGCTGGAGGTGACGAGGTCGTTCCTCAGGATTGCGCCATGCCCAGGTCCACAGCTGGCACATGGCTCGAGCTGGACTGTCGCAGATCCAATCCGTGCAACGTCACCAACCTCGAGCAACATCAGACCTACACGTTCAAGGTGAAGGTGTACAACACGAAGAACCATTCGGATTTCTCCGACGAGGTTACCGCCACCACTGCCGTCGCCAAGATCCCGTCGCCACTCCGCGTGAACTATGATCCTGCCAGCGCTATGCTAGCTATTGGGGTACCGGCTACCTGTCTGTCGCTTGTCGCCTCCATCGAGAAACAGACTCACGACTCACTCTGGATGATCCTGGACGAATGGCAGTTGGAGGTCCTCGGCAACGCTCCCACGCAGAGAGAGGGGATCCTGGATGATTCCGACACTTCCGAGAACGCCATCAGCCGCAGAGTCCGGTTTTGTTTGAAGGCTGATAGGCAGAAGTGCGGCGACTACACCGAGGCTTTCA ATGGCCCGTCGTACGTCGCGCAATCAGGTGTACTGGCTACACCCACGCTGATCGCCCTGGTAGTCAGCGGAGCTGTGTTTCTGCTGTTCGCTGCCCTGCTGTTGCTCTTTTGTCGGTGTCGCCGAAAACACGCCACCAAGGCCAAGGACTACGAGATGGACTCCAACGC AGTGCGACCGAGCCTGGTCGCGGGCAACGGCCAGCAGAGCCAAGCACCACCGCCTTACTATGCCGAGAACAAGGCCCTGGAACACAGTTTGGATCATGCTCTAGCCATGGAGGACTCGAAGACCCCCGCGTACTCGCAACCTGGATACGGATACCACCAACCCAATCACAATATCAATG GTGTGAACATGGGCTACATGGACAACAGCTACTCGAACTCGAATAACGGCGGATCGGTGAATTCGCAAGACTCTATTTGGCAGATGAAGTCGGCGGCCGCGAACGGAGTCGGCCAGCCCTACGACCTGGCCGGCTATGCGACCACCGAGTCGGATTACCCGACCCACCCTCATTACCTCCCACAGAGGGAGGATTACCGGGAAAGCCATAATCTAAGTCGACAGCAGTTTTGCTCGGAACCATTCGCCACCGTCGTAAAGTCTCAAAAACACGTCG ATTCGCCGTACGACGTGTCCGGTCTGCCGTATCAGGAGAACTACGACGAGGACGCGAAGCCTCCGCAGCAGGTGAGCCTGTCTTACGACGAGAGCCTGGAGTCAGGCTATTCGACCCCGAACAGCCGGGGCCGTCGGATCATCCGCGAGATAATCGTCTGA